The Streptomyces sp. Alt3 genome has a segment encoding these proteins:
- a CDS encoding aldo/keto reductase, translated as MGAVGLGCMPMSWAYSTSQQRGDRSVRTVHAALDAGVQLLDTADMYGPFTNELLIGRALRGRRSEAFLSTKCGLLVGDQHVVANGRPGYVRRACDASLRRLRTDVIDLYQLHRADPEVPVEETWGAMADLVTAGKVRALGLSAVGARAGRGPGARMHDGTVRQLERVQQVFPVSAVQAELSVWSPQALEDLLPWCSARGVGLLAAMPLGSGYLTGTLKPGQGFEPDDTRARHPRFTAEMMAANQPVVAGLRRIAERHGATPAQVALAWVLEQGPYVVPVPGAKQERWAVENAGAAGLVLTDRDLAEIAGLPRARGSWD; from the coding sequence GTGGGTGCGGTCGGGCTGGGCTGTATGCCGATGAGCTGGGCCTACAGCACGTCGCAGCAGCGCGGTGACCGTTCGGTGCGGACCGTGCACGCCGCACTGGACGCGGGCGTCCAACTGCTCGACACCGCCGACATGTACGGGCCCTTCACCAACGAGCTGCTCATCGGCCGGGCCCTCAGGGGACGACGGTCCGAGGCGTTCCTCTCCACGAAGTGCGGTCTGCTGGTGGGCGACCAGCACGTCGTGGCCAACGGACGTCCCGGCTATGTGCGCCGGGCCTGCGACGCCTCGCTGCGCCGGCTCCGGACCGATGTGATCGATCTCTACCAGCTCCACCGTGCGGACCCCGAGGTACCGGTCGAGGAGACCTGGGGAGCGATGGCGGACCTGGTGACCGCCGGCAAGGTGCGGGCGCTGGGGCTGAGCGCGGTGGGGGCGAGGGCCGGCCGCGGACCGGGGGCGCGGATGCACGACGGGACCGTCCGGCAGCTGGAGCGGGTCCAGCAGGTCTTCCCCGTCAGCGCGGTCCAGGCGGAGCTCTCCGTGTGGTCGCCCCAGGCCTTGGAGGACCTGCTGCCCTGGTGCTCGGCCCGGGGTGTGGGCCTGCTGGCGGCGATGCCGCTGGGCAGTGGTTACCTCACGGGCACGCTCAAGCCCGGCCAGGGTTTCGAACCGGACGACACGCGGGCCAGGCACCCCCGCTTCACCGCGGAGATGATGGCGGCCAACCAGCCCGTGGTGGCGGGGCTGCGCAGGATCGCGGAGCGGCACGGCGCCACTCCGGCGCAGGTGGCTCTGGCCTGGGTCCTGGAACAGGGTCCTTACGTGGTGCCCGTGCCCGGCGCGAAGCAGGAGCGGTGGGCCGTGGAGAACGCGGGAGCGGCGGGGCTGGTGCTGACGGACCGGGACCTGGCCGAGATAGCCGGGCTGCCGCGTGCCCGCGGGTCGTGGGACTGA
- a CDS encoding PQQ-dependent sugar dehydrogenase — MQTPALRNGVVALLASASLLLSACSSGDGPAAGEEASSPRASPTSAPASASPSADLPPAEGSVEVVKTLTDGLASPWGVAALPGGDLLVGSRDEATITRIDAESGSRTLLGSVPGVAPAGEGGLLGLAVAPTFGADHLVYAYFTTESDNRIARLQYDEKKPPGQQLGAPDTILRGIPKGSIHNGGRIAFGPDRMLYAGTGETGDTGLAQDKVSPAGKILRMTPDGEPVHGNPEGDSLVYSYGHRNVQGLAWDSGKRLWASEFGQNTWDELNLIEPGKNYGWPDVEGREGASGFVDPVAQWKTSEASPSGIAYAEGSVWMAGLRGERLWRIPLSGRADGKPLADPQAFLEGKYGRLRTVLAAGGDKLWLVTSNTDGRGTAKSGDDRILLLKVR, encoded by the coding sequence GTGCAAACTCCCGCGCTGCGCAACGGGGTGGTGGCCCTGCTCGCCTCGGCCTCCCTCCTGCTGTCCGCCTGTTCGTCCGGCGACGGCCCGGCGGCCGGTGAGGAGGCGTCCTCACCACGGGCCAGCCCCACGTCCGCCCCGGCCTCGGCGAGCCCGTCGGCGGACCTCCCTCCGGCCGAGGGCTCGGTCGAGGTGGTGAAGACGCTCACGGACGGACTCGCGTCACCCTGGGGCGTCGCCGCGTTGCCCGGGGGCGACCTGCTGGTCGGCTCGCGTGACGAGGCGACGATCACCCGCATCGACGCGGAGAGCGGCAGCAGGACTCTCCTGGGTTCGGTCCCGGGAGTCGCACCGGCCGGCGAGGGCGGCCTGCTCGGTCTCGCGGTCGCCCCGACCTTCGGCGCGGACCATCTCGTCTACGCCTACTTCACCACCGAGTCGGACAACCGCATCGCCCGCCTCCAGTACGACGAGAAGAAGCCCCCCGGCCAGCAGCTGGGGGCCCCGGACACCATTCTGCGAGGCATCCCGAAGGGCTCCATCCACAACGGCGGACGGATCGCGTTCGGGCCCGACCGGATGCTGTACGCGGGCACGGGAGAGACGGGGGACACGGGTCTCGCCCAGGACAAGGTCTCCCCCGCGGGCAAGATCCTGCGGATGACGCCCGACGGCGAGCCCGTGCACGGCAATCCCGAGGGCGACTCGCTGGTCTACTCCTACGGTCACCGAAATGTGCAGGGGCTGGCCTGGGACAGCGGCAAGCGGCTCTGGGCATCCGAATTCGGCCAGAACACCTGGGACGAGCTGAATCTGATCGAGCCGGGCAAGAACTACGGCTGGCCCGATGTCGAAGGCAGGGAAGGCGCATCCGGGTTCGTCGACCCGGTGGCCCAGTGGAAGACCTCGGAGGCCTCGCCGAGCGGCATCGCGTACGCCGAGGGGTCGGTCTGGATGGCGGGGCTGCGGGGTGAGCGGCTCTGGCGGATCCCTCTGTCGGGCAGGGCGGACGGCAAGCCTCTGGCCGATCCCCAGGCCTTCCTGGAGGGGAAGTACGGCCGGCTGCGCACGGTGCTCGCCGCCGGTGGCGACAAGCTCTGGCTGGTCACGAGCAACACGGACGGCCGTGGCACCGCGAAGTCGGGCGACGACCGGATCCTGCTCCTGAAGGTGAGGTAG
- a CDS encoding helix-turn-helix transcriptional regulator produces MLGDVETNTVSPVFVGRAGELAALTDALTRAAAGEPQALLVGGEAGVGKTRLVEEFLAAACRREAVVAVGGCVEIGADGLPYAPFATALRALRRALPDELTEALAGQEGELARLLPELGEADRTPNDEHGTARLFELAARLLERISVARTVVLVLEDLHWADASTRHLLAYLFRTLRNGRLVVVATYRADDVHRRHPLRPLIAELDRLRTVRRIELDRFSHAEVGRQLTGILAMAPEAELVDDIFDRSDGNAFFVEELARSVECCGDSSGLSDSLRDLLLVRVEALPENAQRIARIIAEGGSTVEHPLLAAVAGLTEDDLDEALRAAVGANLLLPSPDTDGYRFRHSLVREAVSDDLLPGERTRLNRRYAQALEGDPSLVRTDERAARLASYWYAAHDAVKALPAVLQAAVEARSRFAYSEQLRLLERAMELWDDVPDAVRATLRPLDHAEAYPGCGCEPSEDPLRYLDLMAEATVAARFGGDRERALTIAKKALRLLGDDGDPLRAAWFWVQRSLMMQSLSRGDGRQELATAEDLVRGLQPSAVHADVLANVASWGALHRPGAETLVAADRAVEYARLVGAESIELHARLTRGWLTIDAGDVEEGLAEMYGVRDRAEELHLVGVMSRAAINLPSSLESTGRSLEAVAAADHGIEICHRHGLPESEAWVRANQAQSLYSLGHWDESLEAADAAAPLARSRKSNGLVSARRADLALARGDFEEAEEQLALNRRHLGLHDPQPQHLICPVRHAMTLAAHQGRLPEARAAFEAQSDTGLPPGTQRYALPLLRTAAAIEADARGLPATDPGRPAVLDRIRGHLRRLPMLVPVWAAYGVLIEAELARAEGADTPDHWCRAARAFATLQRPYELAQVRFRWAEATLAATGDRTPAAGLLREAHAVALRLGAQPLVENIELLAGRGRIALAGQDGTVEDEPAQPVPAVDAIESFGLTSREREVHRLVAAGYTNRRIAEELYISPKTASVHVSNILAKLNVSSRGEAAALAHRFRLYTVG; encoded by the coding sequence ATGCTCGGCGACGTGGAGACCAACACCGTCAGCCCCGTCTTCGTCGGCAGGGCCGGCGAGCTCGCCGCGCTCACCGACGCGCTCACCCGCGCCGCCGCCGGAGAGCCGCAGGCTCTGCTCGTCGGCGGCGAAGCGGGTGTCGGCAAGACGCGCCTGGTCGAGGAGTTCCTCGCGGCGGCCTGCCGCCGCGAGGCCGTCGTGGCCGTCGGCGGTTGCGTGGAGATCGGAGCGGACGGCCTGCCCTACGCCCCGTTCGCCACCGCGCTGCGAGCCCTGCGCCGAGCGCTGCCCGACGAACTGACCGAGGCGCTGGCCGGGCAGGAGGGCGAACTCGCCCGCCTGCTGCCCGAACTGGGCGAGGCCGACCGCACACCGAACGACGAGCACGGCACCGCCCGGCTCTTCGAACTCGCCGCCCGCCTGCTGGAGCGCATCTCGGTGGCCCGCACGGTCGTCCTGGTCCTGGAGGACCTGCACTGGGCGGACGCCTCCACACGCCATCTGCTCGCCTACCTCTTCCGCACCCTGCGCAACGGCCGCCTCGTCGTCGTCGCCACGTACCGCGCCGACGACGTCCACCGCCGCCACCCCCTGCGCCCGCTCATCGCCGAACTCGACCGGCTCCGCACCGTCCGCCGCATCGAACTCGACCGCTTCAGCCACGCGGAGGTCGGCCGGCAGCTCACCGGCATCCTCGCCATGGCCCCCGAAGCGGAACTGGTCGACGACATCTTCGACCGCTCCGACGGCAACGCCTTCTTCGTCGAGGAACTCGCCCGCAGCGTGGAGTGCTGCGGTGACAGCTCCGGGCTCTCCGACTCCCTGCGCGACCTGCTCCTGGTCCGTGTCGAGGCCCTGCCCGAGAACGCGCAGCGGATCGCCCGGATCATCGCCGAGGGCGGCTCCACGGTCGAGCACCCGCTCCTCGCCGCCGTCGCCGGCCTCACCGAGGACGACCTCGACGAAGCGTTGCGCGCGGCGGTCGGCGCCAACCTCCTGCTGCCCTCGCCCGACACCGACGGCTACCGGTTCCGGCACTCCCTGGTCCGCGAGGCCGTCAGCGACGATCTGCTGCCCGGTGAACGCACCCGCCTCAACCGCCGTTACGCGCAAGCGCTGGAAGGCGACCCGTCGCTCGTACGCACCGACGAGCGCGCCGCGCGCCTCGCCAGCTACTGGTACGCCGCACACGACGCGGTCAAGGCGCTGCCCGCCGTGCTCCAGGCAGCGGTGGAGGCCAGGAGCCGTTTCGCGTACAGCGAGCAACTCCGGCTGCTGGAGCGGGCCATGGAGCTCTGGGACGACGTCCCCGACGCCGTGCGCGCGACCCTGCGGCCCCTGGACCACGCCGAGGCCTACCCGGGGTGCGGCTGCGAGCCGTCGGAGGACCCGCTCCGCTATCTCGACCTGATGGCGGAGGCCACGGTGGCCGCGCGCTTCGGCGGAGACCGCGAACGGGCCCTGACCATAGCGAAGAAGGCCCTGCGCCTCCTGGGCGACGACGGGGACCCGCTGCGCGCCGCCTGGTTCTGGGTACAGCGCTCCCTGATGATGCAGAGCCTCTCCCGCGGTGACGGCCGGCAGGAACTCGCCACCGCCGAAGACCTGGTCCGAGGCCTGCAGCCGTCCGCCGTGCACGCCGACGTCCTGGCGAACGTCGCGAGCTGGGGCGCCCTGCACCGGCCCGGAGCCGAGACCCTGGTCGCGGCCGACCGTGCGGTGGAGTACGCCCGGCTGGTCGGTGCGGAGTCCATCGAGCTGCACGCCAGACTCACCCGCGGCTGGCTCACGATCGACGCGGGCGACGTGGAGGAGGGCCTGGCCGAGATGTACGGCGTCCGGGACCGCGCCGAGGAACTGCACCTGGTGGGCGTCATGAGCCGTGCCGCCATCAACCTGCCCTCCTCGCTCGAATCCACCGGCCGCTCCCTGGAGGCGGTGGCGGCAGCCGACCACGGCATCGAGATCTGCCACCGTCACGGACTCCCCGAATCCGAGGCCTGGGTGCGGGCCAACCAGGCGCAGTCGCTCTACTCCCTGGGGCACTGGGACGAGAGCCTGGAGGCGGCCGACGCCGCGGCTCCCCTGGCCCGGTCGCGCAAGTCGAACGGGCTCGTGTCGGCCCGCCGCGCCGATCTGGCGCTGGCCCGTGGCGACTTCGAGGAAGCCGAGGAGCAACTGGCCCTGAACCGCCGTCACCTCGGGCTCCACGACCCGCAGCCGCAGCACCTGATCTGCCCCGTCCGGCACGCCATGACTCTCGCCGCCCACCAGGGCAGGCTCCCCGAGGCGCGGGCAGCCTTCGAGGCGCAGTCCGACACTGGCCTGCCGCCCGGCACCCAGCGGTACGCTCTTCCGCTGCTCCGCACCGCCGCCGCGATCGAGGCCGACGCACGCGGGCTGCCCGCCACCGATCCCGGACGGCCGGCGGTCCTCGACCGGATCCGGGGCCACCTCAGGCGGCTGCCGATGCTGGTCCCCGTCTGGGCCGCCTACGGTGTGCTGATCGAGGCGGAACTCGCCCGCGCGGAAGGTGCGGACACCCCCGACCACTGGTGCAGGGCCGCCAGGGCCTTCGCCACGCTCCAGCGCCCCTACGAGCTGGCTCAGGTCCGCTTCCGCTGGGCTGAGGCGACACTGGCCGCCACCGGTGACCGGACGCCCGCGGCAGGGCTTCTGCGCGAAGCCCACGCGGTGGCGCTGCGACTCGGCGCGCAGCCACTCGTCGAGAACATCGAACTGCTGGCCGGCCGGGGCCGCATAGCGCTCGCCGGACAGGACGGCACCGTCGAGGACGAGCCCGCTCAGCCCGTCCCCGCGGTGGACGCGATCGAGTCCTTCGGGCTGACCTCGCGGGAGCGGGAGGTGCACCGGCTGGTCGCGGCGGGATACACCAACCGCCGGATCGCGGAGGAGCTGTACATCTCGCCCAAGACCGCCAGCGTGCACGTGTCCAACATCCTGGCCAAGCTGAACGTCTCCAGCCGCGGGGAGGCAGCCGCGCTGGCGCACCGGTTCCGGCTGTACACGGTGGGGTGA
- a CDS encoding GNAT family N-acetyltransferase has translation MFTVSLGDDGAELRPLEPWQAEEFLAHMDRARALVDPWIPFAAAATDLTSARALLQRYADRQAADTGRLYGIWLDGTLVGGVLFRIFEAENGNCEIGCWLEAAAEGRGLVTRASRTLIDWAVDVRGMHRVEWVASSANRRSVAVAERLGMTREGVLREAYPYRGKRHDEEIWAVLAPDWRNGRG, from the coding sequence GTGTTCACGGTGTCACTGGGGGACGACGGGGCGGAGCTCCGCCCGCTCGAACCCTGGCAGGCGGAGGAGTTCCTGGCCCACATGGACCGGGCCCGGGCCCTGGTCGACCCCTGGATCCCGTTCGCCGCGGCCGCCACGGACCTCACCTCCGCACGGGCGCTGCTCCAGCGGTACGCCGACAGGCAGGCGGCCGACACCGGCCGGCTCTACGGCATCTGGCTGGACGGCACCCTGGTCGGAGGTGTCCTCTTCCGCATATTCGAGGCGGAGAACGGCAACTGCGAGATCGGCTGCTGGCTGGAGGCCGCCGCGGAGGGCCGGGGCCTGGTCACCCGCGCGTCCCGGACGCTGATCGACTGGGCCGTCGACGTGCGGGGCATGCACCGGGTCGAGTGGGTCGCCTCCTCCGCCAACAGACGCAGCGTCGCGGTGGCCGAGCGGCTCGGAATGACCCGCGAAGGTGTGCTCCGCGAGGCGTATCCGTACCGCGGGAAGCGTCACGACGAGGAGATCTGGGCCGTTCTTGCACCCGACTGGCGTAACGGACGGGGCTGA